A section of the Chryseobacterium scophthalmum genome encodes:
- the bglX gene encoding beta-glucosidase BglX gives MSKKLIVIATLALAPVFSAQEMVTKPVQSYQTVQYQSKKKAFVDALLAKMTLDEKIGQLNLPTSGDFTTGQAQSSDIGKKVEQGLVGGLFNIKGADKIKAVQKVAVEKSRLKIPMIFGMDVIHGYETTFPIPLGLAASWDMNLVQQSARVAAKEAASDGINWTFSPMVDISREPRWGRVSEGSGEDPYLGSEIAKNMVYGYQGKDLANGTNILACVKHFALYGAGEAGRDYNTVDMSHVRMFNEYFPPYKAAVDAGVASVMASFNEVDGVPATGSRWLQTEVLRNQWKFKGFVVTDYTGINEMVEHGMGDLQQVSALALKAGVDMDMVGEGFLTTLKKSLAEGKVTQAEIDLAARRILEAKYDLGLFDNPYKHGDAKLAAKEVYNLENRNIARSAAAQSMVLMKNENQVLPLKKSGTVAVIGPLVNNSLNMAGTWSVATKHAISVNLMQGLQANYGKDVKFLSAKGANIDYDAKLEDIYAAHGKKTDRDNRSKEALLKEAVDIANKADVIVLAIGESAEMSGESSSRTEITIPQSQVDLLNELKKTGKPIAMVLFTGRPLALTNVKDAPDAILNAWFAGSEAGNAIADVLFGKVNPSGKLPMTFPRSLGQVPIYYNAKNTGRPLAQDKVDKCVYERFRSNYMDECNTPLYPFGYGLSYSKFNYSDVTVSNANPKGNQTIQASVTVTNSGNYDGAEVVQLYIRDMVGTITRPVKELKGFQKVMLKKGESKKITFDITPESLKFYNGDLKYDWEAGEFDIMIGTNSEEVKHSKINWTK, from the coding sequence GCTAAAATGACCTTAGATGAAAAAATCGGACAGCTTAATTTACCGACTTCGGGAGATTTTACAACAGGTCAGGCTCAAAGTTCAGACATCGGAAAAAAAGTAGAGCAAGGTTTAGTTGGTGGATTATTCAACATCAAAGGAGCCGATAAAATTAAAGCAGTTCAAAAAGTAGCTGTTGAAAAAAGCCGTCTTAAAATTCCAATGATTTTTGGGATGGATGTCATTCATGGATACGAAACTACTTTCCCTATTCCATTAGGTTTAGCAGCTTCTTGGGATATGAATTTGGTACAGCAGTCAGCAAGGGTTGCAGCAAAAGAAGCAGCTTCTGATGGAATCAACTGGACGTTCTCGCCAATGGTTGATATTTCTCGTGAACCAAGATGGGGAAGAGTTTCTGAAGGTTCTGGTGAAGATCCATATTTAGGAAGCGAAATTGCTAAAAATATGGTCTACGGTTATCAGGGAAAAGACTTGGCAAACGGAACTAATATTTTGGCTTGTGTAAAACATTTTGCGTTGTATGGAGCAGGTGAAGCGGGTAGAGATTACAATACGGTTGACATGAGTCACGTGAGAATGTTCAACGAATATTTTCCGCCTTATAAAGCAGCAGTTGATGCGGGAGTAGCTTCTGTGATGGCTTCTTTTAATGAAGTAGACGGAGTTCCGGCAACGGGAAGCAGATGGCTTCAGACGGAGGTTTTGAGAAATCAATGGAAATTTAAAGGTTTTGTGGTGACCGATTATACCGGGATCAACGAAATGGTAGAGCACGGAATGGGAGATCTTCAGCAGGTTTCTGCTTTAGCTTTAAAAGCCGGTGTTGATATGGATATGGTGGGTGAAGGATTCTTAACCACTTTAAAAAAATCTTTAGCTGAAGGAAAAGTAACGCAGGCTGAAATCGATTTGGCAGCGAGAAGAATTCTTGAAGCTAAATACGATTTAGGTTTATTCGATAATCCTTACAAGCATGGTGATGCAAAATTAGCGGCTAAAGAAGTTTATAATTTAGAAAACCGTAATATCGCAAGAAGTGCTGCAGCGCAGTCAATGGTTTTGATGAAAAATGAAAACCAGGTTTTACCTTTGAAAAAATCAGGAACTGTTGCAGTAATCGGTCCATTGGTAAACAACTCTCTGAACATGGCAGGAACTTGGAGTGTCGCTACAAAACATGCAATTTCTGTTAATTTAATGCAGGGTCTTCAGGCTAATTATGGGAAAGATGTGAAATTTCTTTCTGCAAAAGGAGCCAACATTGATTACGATGCCAAATTAGAAGATATTTATGCAGCTCACGGTAAGAAAACCGACAGAGATAATCGTTCAAAAGAAGCGTTATTAAAAGAAGCAGTTGATATTGCGAATAAAGCTGACGTTATTGTTTTGGCAATAGGAGAGTCTGCAGAAATGAGTGGTGAATCTTCTTCAAGAACTGAAATTACAATTCCTCAATCTCAGGTTGACTTATTGAATGAATTGAAAAAAACAGGAAAACCAATCGCAATGGTACTTTTCACAGGTCGTCCTTTAGCATTAACTAATGTAAAAGATGCTCCTGATGCTATTTTGAATGCTTGGTTTGCGGGTTCAGAGGCTGGAAATGCAATTGCAGATGTACTTTTCGGTAAAGTAAATCCTTCAGGAAAATTACCAATGACGTTCCCGAGAAGTCTTGGTCAGGTTCCTATTTATTATAATGCTAAAAATACAGGTCGTCCTTTAGCTCAGGATAAAGTAGATAAATGTGTATACGAAAGATTCCGTTCTAATTATATGGATGAGTGTAATACGCCATTGTATCCATTTGGATATGGATTGAGTTATTCTAAATTCAACTATTCTGATGTAACGGTTTCTAACGCAAATCCAAAGGGAAATCAAACCATTCAGGCTTCGGTTACTGTGACGAATTCAGGAAACTATGATGGAGCAGAAGTGGTGCAGTTATACATCAGAGATATGGTGGGAACGATTACAAGACCAGTAAAAGAATTAAAAGGATTCCAAAAAGTAATGTTGAAAAAAGGAGAATCTAAAAAGATTACTTTCGACATCACCCCAGAAAGCTTAAAATTCTACAATGGAGATTTGAAATACGATTGGGAAGCCGGAGAATTTGATATCATGATCGGTACAAACTCTGAAGAGGTGAAACATTCAAAAATCAACTGGACGAAATAA
- a CDS encoding iron-containing alcohol dehydrogenase, whose amino-acid sequence MSKLFIAGEVFHGAGTLSELANIKGKKAVIVTGGSSMRKSGTLDKAVAYLTEAGIETQIFEGVEEDPSSATCLKGAEVINAFQPDWIIGLGGCSAIDAAKIMWVFYEYPDVEFDALIKPFTVPVLRNKAKFIAIPSTSGTGTETTGLAVITDREKGVKYPVVSYELTPDVAIIDGEICASMPAHVTSNTGLDALTHCVEAYVSNIDNNIADALSKGGLEIVFDNLKEAVENPNNIVARQNMHDASFMAGLAFNNAWLGIVHSLSHQVGALYGIPHGASNAIFLPNVIRYNSAATSRFPDLARVIGKETTEELAQAIETLRSEVNNQSAIKEFGISREDWDKNLDYIANNALVDPCTGFNPRVPTLDELKAIYNACYEGVVYAEEVVAG is encoded by the coding sequence ATGAGCAAATTATTTATTGCAGGAGAAGTTTTCCATGGTGCAGGAACTCTTTCTGAATTAGCAAATATTAAAGGTAAAAAAGCAGTAATCGTAACCGGAGGAAGCTCAATGAGAAAAAGCGGAACGCTGGATAAAGCGGTTGCCTATCTTACTGAAGCAGGAATTGAAACTCAGATTTTTGAAGGTGTAGAAGAAGATCCATCATCTGCAACTTGCCTAAAAGGTGCTGAAGTTATCAATGCTTTTCAACCAGACTGGATCATCGGTTTAGGAGGTTGTTCTGCGATTGATGCAGCAAAAATCATGTGGGTGTTTTATGAATATCCTGATGTGGAATTTGATGCCTTAATCAAACCTTTTACAGTACCAGTTCTTAGAAATAAAGCAAAATTTATCGCGATTCCTTCTACAAGCGGAACAGGAACTGAAACGACTGGTCTTGCCGTAATTACCGACAGAGAAAAAGGAGTAAAATATCCTGTAGTTTCTTATGAATTAACTCCGGATGTTGCAATTATTGACGGTGAGATCTGCGCTTCTATGCCGGCTCATGTGACTTCAAATACTGGTCTTGATGCTTTGACGCATTGTGTGGAAGCTTATGTTTCAAATATCGATAACAATATTGCTGATGCACTTTCAAAAGGTGGTTTAGAGATCGTTTTTGATAATTTAAAAGAAGCTGTAGAAAATCCTAACAATATTGTAGCTCGTCAAAATATGCATGATGCATCATTTATGGCAGGTTTGGCGTTCAATAATGCTTGGTTAGGAATTGTACACTCTTTGTCTCACCAAGTTGGCGCATTGTACGGAATTCCTCACGGTGCTTCTAATGCGATTTTCCTTCCGAATGTGATTCGTTATAACTCAGCTGCTACAAGTCGTTTTCCAGATCTAGCACGAGTAATTGGTAAAGAAACTACTGAAGAATTAGCGCAAGCAATTGAAACTTTACGTTCTGAAGTAAATAATCAATCGGCTATTAAAGAATTTGGAATTTCAAGAGAAGATTGGGATAAAAACTTAGATTACATCGCAAACAATGCTTTGGTAGATCCTTGTACAGGTTTCAACCCAAGAGTTCCTACTTTGGATGAGTTGAAAGCGATTTACAATGCTTGTTATGAAGGTGTTGTATATGCTGAAGAAGTTGTTGCAGGATAA